In a single window of the Arthrobacter zhangbolii genome:
- a CDS encoding L-serine ammonia-lyase, which yields MAVGVFDLFTVGIGPSSSHTVGPMRAAAVFAGELVDAGILDSVAGLRVDLYGSLAATGRGHGTMTAVLLGLEGFAPELILPEQVEERLADIEATRKLQLCSEVPGAVARPLEYGEADIVLHPLTVLPRHTNGMKFAAMAGDGSVLHAETFFSVGGGFIVREGEERAAALELEASKSELPYPFRTAAGLLRHCTENGLSISEVMLANEKAARSEEDIRAGLLHIRDVMEECKNSAIRRTGLLPGGLKVRRRAPAWHTRLRAEDPNRDPKFWQEWVNLVALAVNEENASGGRVVTAPTNGAAGIIPAVMFYATHYGPGMENATPEQRDDVVVRFLLAAGAVGVLYKEQASISGAEVGCQGEVGSASSMAAAGLAEILGGSPEQVENAAEIAMEHNLGLTCDPIGGLVQVPCIERNAIGAAKAVNAAKMALWGDGDHRVSLDEVIVTMRETGRDMSSKYKETALGGLAVNVVEC from the coding sequence ATGGCTGTCGGCGTTTTTGATCTGTTTACCGTGGGCATCGGCCCGTCGAGCTCGCATACCGTGGGTCCGATGCGTGCCGCTGCCGTGTTCGCGGGTGAACTGGTGGACGCCGGCATCCTGGATTCCGTGGCCGGCCTCCGCGTGGACCTGTACGGGTCCCTCGCGGCGACCGGCCGCGGCCACGGCACCATGACCGCCGTGCTGCTGGGACTGGAAGGCTTCGCCCCCGAACTGATCCTGCCGGAACAGGTGGAGGAGCGGCTCGCCGACATCGAGGCCACCCGCAAACTGCAGCTCTGCAGCGAGGTGCCCGGCGCCGTCGCCCGCCCGCTGGAATACGGCGAGGCGGATATTGTCCTGCACCCACTGACGGTGCTGCCCCGGCACACCAACGGCATGAAGTTCGCGGCCATGGCCGGGGACGGATCAGTGCTGCACGCCGAAACATTCTTCTCCGTGGGCGGCGGGTTCATTGTTCGCGAGGGCGAGGAACGGGCAGCGGCCCTGGAGCTGGAAGCCAGCAAGTCCGAGCTGCCGTATCCGTTCCGCACCGCTGCCGGGCTGCTGCGGCACTGTACCGAAAACGGCCTGAGCATCAGCGAAGTCATGCTGGCCAATGAGAAGGCCGCCCGGAGCGAAGAGGACATCCGTGCCGGCCTGCTGCACATCCGCGACGTCATGGAGGAGTGCAAAAACTCCGCGATCCGCCGCACGGGCCTGCTCCCCGGCGGGCTGAAGGTCCGCCGTCGTGCCCCCGCCTGGCACACCCGGCTGCGCGCTGAAGACCCCAACCGTGATCCGAAGTTCTGGCAGGAATGGGTGAACCTGGTGGCGCTGGCCGTGAACGAGGAAAACGCCTCCGGCGGCCGGGTAGTCACCGCACCCACCAACGGTGCCGCAGGCATCATTCCCGCGGTAATGTTCTACGCCACCCACTACGGTCCCGGAATGGAAAACGCCACGCCCGAACAGCGCGACGACGTGGTGGTCCGGTTCCTGCTCGCAGCGGGTGCCGTGGGCGTGCTGTACAAGGAGCAGGCCTCCATCTCCGGTGCTGAGGTGGGGTGCCAGGGCGAAGTGGGTTCGGCGTCGTCCATGGCGGCCGCCGGTCTGGCCGAGATCCTCGGCGGCAGTCCGGAGCAGGTGGAAAATGCCGCCGAAATCGCCATGGAACACAACCTGGGCCTGACCTGTGACCCGATTGGCGGACTCGTGCAGGTGCCCTGCATCGAACGCAACGCCATCGGAGCGGCAAAGGCCGTGAACGCGGCAAAGATGGCGCTCTGGGGCGACGGCGACCACCGTGTTTCGCTGGACGAAGTTATTGTGACCATGCGCGAAACCGGCCGCG
- the glyA gene encoding serine hydroxymethyltransferase, producing the protein MSDFLNSPLAEVDPEVAEQIDNERRRQQQGLEMIASENHTAVAIMEAQGSVLTNKYAEGYPGRRYYGGCEYVDVIEQLAIDRAKELFGANFANVQPHSGAQANASVMHALIRPGDTVLGLSLADGGHLTHGMKINFSGRLYNIVPYGVDETTHTVNMDDVARLAREHRPKLIVAGWSAYARQLDFEAFRRIADEVGAYLMVDMAHFAGLVAAGLHPSPVPHAHVVTTTTHKTLAGPRGGIILSNDADIAKKINSAVFPGQQGGPLEHVIAGKATAFKIAATPEFRERQERTLAGARILAERLLADDVAAAGISVVSGGTDVHLVLVDLRNASLNGQEAEDRLAQIDITVNRNAVPFDPRPPMVTSGLRIGTPALATRGFDEDAFREVADIIAQALIAAGDADLAPLRNRVTALAESHPLYTDVADLSAAPAAAHR; encoded by the coding sequence GTGAGCGATTTCCTCAATTCCCCGCTGGCCGAGGTTGATCCCGAGGTAGCCGAGCAGATCGACAACGAGAGGCGCCGCCAGCAGCAGGGCCTGGAGATGATCGCCTCGGAGAACCACACCGCCGTGGCCATCATGGAGGCGCAGGGTTCGGTGCTGACCAACAAGTACGCCGAGGGTTACCCGGGCCGCCGCTACTACGGCGGCTGCGAATACGTGGACGTCATTGAGCAGCTGGCCATCGACCGTGCCAAGGAACTCTTCGGCGCGAACTTCGCCAACGTACAGCCGCACTCCGGTGCGCAGGCCAACGCCTCGGTGATGCATGCGCTGATCCGGCCGGGCGACACCGTGCTGGGGCTTTCCCTGGCCGACGGCGGCCACCTGACCCACGGCATGAAGATCAACTTCTCCGGCCGGCTCTACAACATCGTTCCCTACGGCGTGGACGAAACGACCCACACCGTGAACATGGACGACGTCGCCCGCCTGGCCCGTGAACATCGGCCGAAGCTGATCGTCGCCGGCTGGTCCGCGTACGCCCGGCAGCTGGATTTTGAGGCGTTCCGCCGCATCGCCGACGAGGTGGGCGCCTACCTGATGGTGGACATGGCCCACTTCGCCGGCCTGGTGGCCGCCGGACTGCATCCCAGCCCGGTTCCGCACGCCCATGTGGTCACCACCACCACGCACAAGACCCTCGCGGGTCCGCGCGGCGGCATCATCCTCTCCAATGACGCGGACATTGCCAAGAAGATCAATTCCGCAGTGTTCCCGGGCCAGCAGGGCGGGCCGCTGGAACACGTTATTGCCGGCAAGGCGACCGCCTTCAAGATCGCCGCCACGCCCGAATTCCGTGAGCGCCAGGAACGTACGCTCGCCGGTGCGCGGATCCTCGCCGAGCGCCTGCTGGCCGACGACGTCGCTGCTGCCGGGATCTCGGTGGTCTCCGGCGGCACGGACGTGCACCTGGTGCTTGTGGACCTGCGCAATGCCTCCCTCAACGGGCAGGAAGCCGAAGACCGGCTGGCGCAGATCGACATCACCGTGAACCGGAACGCGGTGCCCTTCGACCCGCGTCCGCCGATGGTGACGTCGGGCCTGCGGATCGGCACCCCCGCCCTGGCCACCCGCGGCTTCGATGAGGACGCGTTCCGCGAGGTTGCGGACATCATTGCGCAGGCACTGATTGCGGCTGGCGACGCCGATCTGGCACCGCTGCGCAACCGCGTCACCGCCCTGGCTGAATCCCACCCGCTGTACACCGATGTCGCGGATCTCTCCGCGGCCCCGGCGGCAGCACACCGTTAG
- the gcvH gene encoding glycine cleavage system protein GcvH, whose translation MSKVNAGLRYSAEHEWVDSSSPVRVGISAVAADALGDVVYVDLPAVGDTVTAGETCGEVESTKSVSDLYAPVSGEIVEINQEAIDNPALLNEDPYGAGWLFTVNATAEGELLSAEEYAEKNGGEL comes from the coding sequence ATGAGCAAAGTAAACGCAGGACTCCGCTACTCCGCCGAACACGAGTGGGTCGACTCCTCCAGTCCCGTCCGCGTCGGCATTTCCGCCGTCGCTGCCGACGCCCTGGGCGATGTGGTCTACGTTGACCTGCCCGCCGTTGGCGACACGGTCACCGCCGGCGAGACCTGCGGCGAGGTCGAGTCCACGAAGTCCGTTTCGGACCTCTACGCTCCGGTATCCGGCGAGATAGTGGAAATCAACCAGGAAGCCATCGACAACCCGGCCCTGCTGAACGAGGACCCGTACGGCGCCGGCTGGCTGTTCACGGTGAACGCCACCGCCGAGGGTGAGCTGCTTAGCGCTGAGGAGTACGCCGAGAAGAACGGCGGCGAGCTGTGA